One segment of Eulemur rufifrons isolate Redbay chromosome 4, OSU_ERuf_1, whole genome shotgun sequence DNA contains the following:
- the LOC138382910 gene encoding olfactory receptor 2G6-like, whose protein sequence is MEETNNNSSEEGFLLLGFSDQPQLERFLFVIILHFYILSLLGNTAIILVSHLDPKLHTPMYFFLRHLSCVDLCFTSSVAPQLLVTMATEDRSVSYGACVAQLYVAMGLGSSECVLLAVMAYDRYAAVCRPLRYAAVMHPRLCASLAGAAWLSGLVTSLIQCSLTVRLPLCGHRKLDHIFCEVPVLIKLACGDTTVNEAELFVASVVFLIVPVSLILVSYGFITQAVLRIQSAAGRQKAFGTCSSHLAVVIVFYGTIIFMYLQPAKSSSKNQGKFVSLFYTIVTPLLNPIIYTLRNKDVKAALRALMVGGVLGPGRGDARKTRHPTRRWTAQGTRLLVLPEHPPHRSQGSML, encoded by the coding sequence ATGGAGGAAACCAACAACAACAGCTCTGAAGAGGGATTTCTTCTCCTGGGATTTTCAGATCAGCCCCAGCTAGAGAGGTTCCTTTTTGTCATCATTTTGCACTTTTACATCTTAAGCCTTTTGGGAAACACCGCCATCATATTGGTATCTCACCTGGACCCCAAACTCCACACGCCGATGTATTTCTTCCTCCGCCACCTCTCCTGCGTGGACCTCTGCTTCACCTCCAGCGTTGCCCCGCAGCTGCTGGTTACCATGGCCACGGAAGACAGGAGCGTGAGCTACGGCGCATGCGTGGCCCAGCTCTACGTGGCCATGGGGCTGGGGTCATCTGAGTGTGTCCTCCTGGCGGTCATGGCTTATGACCGCTATGCTGCCGTCTGCCGGCCCCTGCGCTACGCAGCCGTCATGCACCCTAGGCTCTGTGCGTCCCTGGCCGGCGCAGCGTGGCTCAGTGGCCTCGTCACCTCTCTAATTCAGTGCTCCCTTACTGTGCGGCTGCCTCTTTGTGGTCACCGCAAACTGGACCACATTTTCTGTGAGGTGCCAGTGCTCATCAAACTGGCCTGTGGGGACACAACGGTCAACGAGGCAGAACTCTTCGTGGCCAGTGTAGTCTTTCTAATTGTCCCTGTGTCACTCATCTTAGTCTCCTATGGCTTTATAACCCAAGCCGTGCTAAGAATCCAATCAGCTGCAGGGCGCCAAAAGGCCTTTGGGACTTGCTCCTCTCACCTGGCGGTCGTCATCGTTTTCTATGGGACCATCATTTTCATGTACCTGCAACCAGCCAAAAGTAGCTCCAAGAACCAGGGgaagtttgtttctcttttctatacCATAGTGACCCCACTTTTAAACCCCATTATCTACACTCTGAGAAACAAAGATGTGAAAGCGGCCTTGAGGGCGCTGATGGTGGGAGGTGTTCTTGGGCCGGGCCGCGGGGACGCACGGAAGACCCGGCACCCCACAAGGAGATGGACGGCTCAGGGCACGAGGCTGCTCGTCCTTCCCGAACACCCTCCTCACAGATCCCAAGGTTCTATGCTCTAG